A genomic window from Rhizobium sp. EC-SD404 includes:
- a CDS encoding TAXI family TRAP transporter solute-binding subunit: MNYHILSGVCFAAGLTLTGLAHAQSLGIGAGTQGSQNYAVNAGFAEFLSEELGLDVRVQAYGGTGQSMPLIDAGRLDFQLVPSPDFAAAVFGDEPFEGRPLGNLRAIGSLSSSAYGFMVRADSDYHDVSEIGGLTITYGYAAQPTLRLQVDGILAAGGLSIDDMSASNVPSVPNGVDDLIAGNADVAFFALQGGKTREADAAIGIRWLAVEETPEAEAAMQEFVPTSYIKVVPGGSAPGVEEDTPMMGYDYVLTGGAHLDDALVRQIVELLHDNPDKVRAILNTFAEFAPEDMAPQIEGIEYHPAASAYYEEIGLVD, translated from the coding sequence ATGAACTATCACATTCTTTCGGGCGTTTGCTTCGCGGCAGGCCTCACATTGACCGGCCTGGCGCATGCACAGTCGCTCGGCATCGGCGCTGGCACCCAGGGCTCGCAGAATTATGCCGTCAATGCCGGCTTTGCCGAGTTCCTGTCAGAGGAACTGGGTCTGGACGTGCGCGTGCAAGCGTATGGTGGAACGGGCCAATCCATGCCCCTGATTGACGCCGGCCGTCTGGATTTCCAATTGGTACCCAGCCCCGACTTTGCGGCCGCTGTCTTTGGCGATGAACCCTTCGAGGGACGACCGCTCGGAAATCTTCGCGCCATCGGCTCGCTCAGTTCCTCGGCCTACGGCTTCATGGTCCGTGCTGATTCCGACTACCACGACGTTTCCGAAATCGGTGGCCTGACGATCACTTACGGATACGCAGCCCAGCCGACGCTGCGGCTGCAGGTCGACGGCATCCTCGCCGCCGGTGGTCTTTCGATCGACGACATGAGCGCAAGCAACGTGCCTTCGGTCCCGAATGGCGTCGACGATCTGATCGCCGGCAATGCCGACGTAGCCTTCTTCGCGCTGCAGGGCGGAAAGACGCGCGAAGCCGATGCCGCGATCGGCATCCGATGGCTCGCCGTCGAGGAGACACCCGAAGCCGAAGCTGCAATGCAGGAATTCGTGCCGACCTCATACATCAAGGTCGTTCCGGGAGGATCAGCGCCGGGTGTCGAGGAAGACACGCCGATGATGGGATACGATTACGTACTCACGGGCGGCGCCCATCTCGACGACGCGCTCGTGCGTCAGATCGTCGAACTCCTGCACGACAATCCCGACAAGGTCAGAGCCATCCTCAATACCTTTGCCGAGTTCGCGCCCGAGGACATGGCGCCTCAGATCGAGGGGATCGAGTATCACCCGGCAGCGTCCGCTTACTACGAAGAAATCGGGTTGGTGGACTGA
- a CDS encoding LysR family transcriptional regulator → MRSLISQISIHKLEVFCLVVELGSFSRTAERMGIAQPVVSAHVKALAEKFGAPLTGRTGRKITLTEEGQRVYSWAREIVSRTREMEREMADFQRGFVGKATVGASMTLGSYVLPGLISKFHEIYPKGEISVRIATPVSVTDAVHIGDCDFAYTILDPRHETAGLDVDKVMDEELILVASGKSKIGGNDLSSSELTKLPFITAQSGTPRREIEEHCLARYGVKREHIAMEFGHAESIKQAVRAGAGAAFLFRSSVSDELDVGTLRVIMTPGMELRVPVYLVRRRGKQLSHFQVSLMEELTRGLKGQEPLRRAPTMEGA, encoded by the coding sequence ATGCGTTCACTGATCTCGCAGATCTCGATTCACAAGCTCGAGGTCTTTTGCCTCGTCGTTGAACTCGGCAGCTTCTCGCGCACCGCCGAACGCATGGGCATCGCTCAGCCGGTGGTCTCGGCCCATGTGAAAGCGCTCGCCGAGAAGTTCGGTGCGCCGTTGACGGGCAGGACCGGACGCAAGATCACCCTCACGGAGGAGGGACAGCGCGTTTACAGCTGGGCGCGTGAAATAGTGAGCCGGACCCGCGAAATGGAACGGGAAATGGCGGACTTCCAGCGCGGCTTCGTGGGCAAAGCGACGGTCGGGGCATCCATGACGCTCGGCTCCTATGTGCTGCCGGGTTTGATTTCGAAATTCCACGAAATCTATCCGAAGGGAGAGATATCGGTCCGTATTGCGACGCCAGTTTCCGTCACGGATGCCGTCCATATCGGCGACTGTGATTTCGCCTACACCATTCTGGATCCGCGCCACGAGACTGCGGGGCTCGACGTCGATAAGGTCATGGACGAGGAATTAATTCTCGTCGCATCCGGCAAATCCAAGATTGGTGGCAACGATCTCAGTTCGTCGGAACTGACCAAGCTGCCTTTCATCACCGCGCAATCCGGCACGCCGCGGCGCGAGATCGAGGAGCATTGCCTCGCGCGCTACGGTGTGAAGCGGGAGCATATCGCCATGGAATTCGGGCACGCCGAATCGATCAAGCAGGCTGTTCGCGCCGGCGCCGGCGCTGCCTTTTTGTTTCGCTCGTCTGTATCCGACGAGTTGGATGTGGGAACGTTGCGCGTGATCATGACACCCGGGATGGAACTGCGCGTCCCGGTCTATCTCGTCAGGCGAAGGGGCAAGCAGCTCTCCCATTTCCAGGTATCGCTGATGGAAGAGCTGACCCGCGGATTGAAGGGTCAGGAGCCGCTTCGCAGAGCCCCGACCATGGAAGGCGCATAG
- a CDS encoding class II aldolase/adducin family protein — protein MNQQITRQGDAAVLDATLTALVIANRILAREDVIDDFGHISVRNPLNPNTYFLSRSRSPAVVTRGDIMEFTLDGELVGDDHRRPYAERHIHGAIYKDRPDVNSVTHHHARSVLPFTMVDISLRPMFHMASVIGKDIHTWDSQDEFGDTNMLVDSMEMGHSLARTLANSRVALLRGHGCICAAADIRSVIMISIALKDNAALIQQTRQLGEVTYLTDGEIDMASKMLLSEMPLARAWDYWVGRAGFSGL, from the coding sequence ATGAACCAGCAAATCACGCGTCAGGGCGACGCAGCAGTTTTGGACGCGACCTTGACCGCTTTGGTCATCGCGAACCGGATTCTCGCGCGAGAGGACGTCATCGACGATTTCGGGCATATCAGCGTCCGCAATCCGCTCAATCCGAATACCTATTTTCTGTCGCGGTCGCGCAGCCCTGCCGTCGTGACCCGCGGCGATATCATGGAATTTACGCTGGACGGCGAACTCGTCGGCGACGATCACCGCCGGCCATATGCCGAGCGTCACATCCATGGCGCAATCTACAAGGATCGCCCGGACGTCAACTCGGTGACACACCACCATGCCCGGTCGGTTCTGCCGTTCACGATGGTCGACATCTCGCTGCGGCCGATGTTTCACATGGCATCGGTCATCGGCAAGGATATCCACACCTGGGACAGCCAGGACGAATTCGGCGACACCAACATGCTCGTCGACAGCATGGAAATGGGCCACTCGCTGGCGCGAACGCTCGCGAACAGCCGCGTTGCGCTCTTGCGTGGCCACGGCTGCATCTGTGCCGCCGCCGACATTCGCTCGGTCATCATGATTTCCATCGCGCTGAAGGATAACGCCGCACTCATCCAGCAGACGAGGCAACTGGGAGAAGTGACGTACCTGACCGATGGCGAGATCGACATGGCCAGCAAGATGCTGCTCAGCGAAATGCCCCTGGCACGCGCCTGGGACTACTGGGTCGGCCGCGCCGGTTTCAGCGGTCTTTAG